From Halanaeroarchaeum sulfurireducens, a single genomic window includes:
- a CDS encoding Fic family protein: MAPPSLPESVPGEYRSFGDGEWYIPDPLPPAKEISLPDGFESTLRDAIFQLGRLAAIGAESDTSPLLYTTMVRREAVESILIEGGDINMEKMFKPREVGDGPITDTSVKEALNYESAIRDGAEEVQEGGTIDIGLLQALHQTLMDKARGHANEVGQFRSSSVHIPPPSASEEPFIPPPPREVPSLMQNLVDYITSESGDEPLVEIGVTHYQFETIHPFEDGNGRLGRILITLQLIQHGYLEQPYLYPSAYFNEHKIEYVRKMRAVSERGEWGPWIEFFVNGIREQAKAAYDRTQDLRELRQEYEQRYGSGKTAADRLGIRLFQEPYVDANKVSELLDVSGQTARNAIAQLEADGVLEETTGKQRYKEWKAVDIFDILSNSNP, from the coding sequence ATGGCTCCACCTTCGCTCCCAGAATCTGTACCAGGAGAATACCGGTCATTTGGAGACGGTGAGTGGTACATTCCAGATCCCCTACCCCCTGCTAAGGAGATCTCGCTCCCAGACGGGTTTGAATCGACACTACGTGATGCGATTTTCCAACTGGGAAGACTAGCTGCCATTGGGGCCGAATCTGACACAAGCCCATTGCTGTATACGACAATGGTTCGGCGTGAAGCAGTCGAATCTATCCTCATAGAGGGCGGAGACATCAACATGGAGAAAATGTTCAAGCCGCGTGAAGTGGGCGACGGCCCGATAACAGATACAAGTGTCAAAGAGGCACTTAATTACGAATCAGCTATTCGCGACGGTGCAGAGGAGGTTCAGGAGGGCGGGACAATTGACATTGGGCTGTTACAAGCTCTTCATCAAACACTCATGGATAAAGCTCGGGGTCATGCGAATGAAGTAGGTCAATTCCGCAGTTCGTCAGTACACATACCGCCTCCATCTGCCAGCGAAGAGCCATTCATACCCCCACCTCCGAGAGAAGTCCCAAGTCTCATGCAGAACCTCGTAGACTATATTACCAGCGAGAGTGGTGACGAACCACTCGTTGAGATAGGAGTTACACATTACCAATTCGAGACAATTCACCCATTTGAAGATGGGAACGGTCGGCTGGGCCGGATCCTGATCACACTACAATTAATCCAGCACGGATATCTGGAACAGCCATATCTCTACCCTAGTGCCTACTTCAACGAACACAAGATCGAGTACGTTCGAAAAATGCGGGCTGTGAGCGAACGTGGGGAATGGGGCCCATGGATAGAGTTTTTCGTCAATGGAATCCGAGAGCAGGCCAAAGCCGCATACGATCGAACGCAGGACCTCCGCGAACTCAGACAAGAGTACGAACAACGGTACGGAAGCGGTAAAACAGCTGCTGACAGACTCGGAATCAGACTCTTCCAGGAGCCCTACGTCGATGCGAACAAAGTCAGCGAACTGCTGGATGTCTCTGGCCAAACGGCGCGGAATGCCATCGCTCAGCTGGAAGCTGACGGTGTTCTCGAGGAAACAACCGGGAAACAGCGATACAAAGAATGGAAGGCTGTCGATATTTTCGACATCCTCAGCAATAGTAACCCCTGA
- a CDS encoding transcription factor S: MEFCDECGSMMRAEDGVWVCANCDNTQVKDPDEEFVVSEEQEVSEIIESDEGETGLPTTDARCPECGNDTAYWYLQQIRAADESETRFFVCTECEHKWREDDH, encoded by the coding sequence ATGGAATTCTGCGACGAATGCGGCTCGATGATGCGAGCCGAAGACGGCGTCTGGGTGTGTGCGAACTGCGACAACACCCAGGTCAAGGACCCGGACGAGGAGTTCGTCGTCTCCGAGGAGCAGGAAGTGAGCGAGATCATCGAAAGCGACGAGGGCGAGACCGGCCTCCCGACGACTGACGCCAGGTGCCCGGAGTGTGGCAACGATACGGCGTACTGGTACTTACAGCAGATTCGCGCGGCGGACGAATCGGAGACGCGGTTTTTCGTCTGCACCGAGTGCGAGCACAAGTGGCGCGAAGACGATCACTAA
- a CDS encoding MFS transporter, translated as MSVLGTDRRVLVLAFARMADAMGNSFLIVILPLYIASGQIAIDAIVGTSVLGVQVTESLLIGIALSLFGFLNSFSQPFVGRLSDRLAKRKAFILVGLALLGTASGVYIFVSSYWAVLVLRALQGIGAALTIPSTVALVNELATSASERGGNFGVFNTFRLIGFGFGPVVAGLVVDIWGYHAAFGVAVAGAFFSFLLVAALVSDTEETKSQAGEDLSIAVLGPGDRLLDPVFALGIGTVVMGIAIAMFATLEAQINARLDQPTYLFGLQFGAVTIANLVAQIPVGRASDVYGRRPFLLVGFLLLVPSTAAQGYVTTIAGMVVVRLVQGVAVAMVFAPSLALAGDLAKKGASGTTLSVLTMSFGLGTALGPLTSGYLVSFGFAVPFVVGAVLAVGATWLVYSQVDETLESARSLPFPK; from the coding sequence ATGAGCGTTCTCGGCACCGACCGGCGAGTGCTGGTCCTGGCGTTCGCCCGGATGGCCGACGCGATGGGAAACTCGTTTCTCATCGTGATCCTCCCGCTCTATATCGCGTCGGGTCAGATCGCGATCGACGCCATCGTGGGCACGAGCGTCCTCGGCGTCCAGGTCACGGAGTCGCTGCTCATCGGAATCGCGCTCTCGCTGTTCGGCTTTCTGAATAGCTTCAGCCAGCCGTTCGTCGGCCGACTGTCGGACCGACTCGCGAAGCGGAAGGCGTTCATTCTGGTCGGACTCGCGCTTCTCGGAACGGCCAGCGGCGTGTACATCTTCGTCTCCTCCTACTGGGCCGTCCTCGTCCTCAGGGCCCTCCAGGGGATCGGCGCGGCGCTGACGATTCCGAGCACCGTCGCGCTGGTCAACGAACTCGCGACGTCGGCCTCCGAGCGGGGCGGGAACTTCGGCGTGTTCAACACGTTCCGCCTCATCGGGTTCGGCTTCGGACCCGTCGTCGCCGGGCTTGTCGTCGATATCTGGGGCTATCACGCGGCGTTCGGCGTGGCCGTCGCCGGCGCGTTTTTCAGCTTCCTGCTCGTCGCCGCCCTCGTTTCGGACACCGAGGAGACCAAATCCCAGGCGGGTGAGGACCTCTCGATCGCCGTACTGGGGCCGGGCGATCGATTGCTCGACCCGGTGTTCGCCCTCGGGATCGGGACGGTCGTGATGGGAATCGCCATCGCGATGTTCGCCACACTCGAGGCCCAGATCAACGCCCGCCTGGACCAGCCCACGTACCTGTTCGGGCTCCAGTTTGGCGCGGTGACGATCGCGAATCTCGTCGCTCAGATCCCGGTCGGGCGCGCGAGCGACGTCTACGGGCGCCGCCCATTCCTCCTCGTTGGATTCCTCTTGCTCGTGCCCTCGACTGCCGCCCAGGGATACGTGACGACGATCGCGGGAATGGTCGTCGTGAGGTTGGTCCAGGGCGTCGCCGTCGCGATGGTCTTCGCGCCGTCGCTCGCCCTCGCGGGCGACCTTGCCAAAAAGGGGGCCTCGGGGACGACGCTATCCGTTCTCACCATGTCGTTCGGGCTTGGAACGGCGCTGGGACCGCTCACGTCGGGGTATCTCGTCTCGTTCGGGTTCGCCGTCCCCTTCGTGGTTGGCGCCGTGCTCGCGGTCGGCGCGACGTGGCTCGTCTACTCGCAGGTCGATGAGACCCTCGAGTCGGCCCGTTCGCTGCCGTTTCCGAAGTGA
- a CDS encoding enoyl-CoA hydratase/isomerase family protein, protein MSDTVRYDIDADEVATVTVDRPDKLNALTTETLSALQDAVATAEEDGARALVITGAGEESFIVGADISFLKDLDPDEAHEYASLGHDLIDAIETFPAPVIAAINGYAFGGGAEITLGCDLRVASERAIIGQTEIDLGIIPGWGATQRLPRLVGDETARRLIYFGDRVDATDANKIGLVGEVVAHEELYDRVNELASELAAQPAFALEAAKEAINQSHEGSQAAGLAFERRMWSSLFGTHDQQEGMAAFLEDREPEFE, encoded by the coding sequence ATGAGCGATACCGTTCGGTACGATATCGACGCTGACGAGGTCGCCACCGTCACCGTCGACCGCCCAGACAAACTCAACGCGCTCACCACGGAGACGCTTTCCGCACTTCAGGACGCCGTCGCGACGGCCGAAGAGGACGGTGCCCGAGCGCTCGTCATCACGGGGGCCGGCGAGGAGTCGTTCATCGTCGGAGCGGACATCTCGTTTCTGAAAGACCTCGACCCGGACGAAGCCCACGAGTACGCCTCGCTTGGGCACGACCTCATCGACGCGATCGAGACCTTCCCCGCACCCGTCATCGCGGCCATCAACGGCTACGCGTTCGGGGGCGGCGCCGAGATTACCCTGGGCTGTGATTTGCGCGTGGCGAGCGAACGCGCCATCATCGGACAGACCGAGATCGATCTCGGCATCATTCCCGGCTGGGGCGCGACCCAGCGACTCCCGCGACTGGTGGGCGACGAAACCGCACGACGACTCATCTACTTCGGCGATCGAGTCGACGCGACCGACGCGAACAAGATCGGCCTCGTGGGAGAGGTCGTCGCTCACGAGGAACTCTACGATCGTGTCAACGAACTCGCGAGTGAACTGGCTGCACAACCCGCATTCGCACTCGAGGCCGCCAAGGAGGCCATCAACCAGTCCCACGAGGGGTCACAGGCCGCCGGACTCGCCTTCGAGCGCCGGATGTGGTCGAGCCTGTTCGGCACACACGACCAGCAAGAGGGAATGGCCGCCTTCCTGGAGGACCGCGAGCCGGAATTCGAGTGA
- a CDS encoding DUF5797 family protein yields the protein MPLSEEARERLADIVELQPTKNKELQERWGMESGSEVHQYLESELRDYYYRDENSLIRANAEGVALATGEEVADELEVHLSDLEHEILPVLAGPDERAQSVVSVLHDLQDRTGAEYDVGEVRRAVRTLARKGVAEKVERTVPTFRLAVDRDAIVVDD from the coding sequence ATGCCACTCTCCGAGGAGGCGCGCGAGCGTCTCGCCGACATCGTCGAACTGCAACCGACGAAGAACAAGGAACTACAGGAGCGGTGGGGGATGGAGAGCGGCAGCGAGGTCCACCAGTACCTGGAGTCCGAACTTCGCGATTACTACTACCGGGACGAGAACTCGTTGATCCGGGCCAACGCGGAGGGCGTCGCCCTCGCGACGGGTGAAGAGGTGGCCGACGAACTCGAGGTCCACCTCTCCGATCTGGAGCACGAGATCCTCCCAGTGCTGGCGGGACCGGACGAACGAGCACAGAGCGTCGTGTCGGTGCTCCACGATCTCCAGGATCGCACCGGAGCGGAGTACGACGTGGGCGAGGTCCGGCGCGCCGTGCGCACTCTCGCGAGAAAGGGCGTCGCCGAGAAGGTCGAACGGACCGTCCCCACGTTCCGGCTGGCCGTCGACCGGGACGCGATCGTCGTCGACGACTGA
- a CDS encoding DUF5787 family protein has protein sequence MPAPADHEFGFELRVCAWAERRWPPDSEEPMSVVVARQLGTERRRWDTVVIETDPEALRRRAVFGSDRLDEDLLHVVRNAPPSWTFYRDALPHPGYPWRYVREAIHRANDRGAVETRKRANRIEIRRIAPYPDWIERVIAIENKPDLDASAARALRDQMERDVAVSLADEVWVATRRTGDRVEPALLEDLPIEVGILALDDGSAEVLWHPHSLATDRPGTVVEERASTSEYGERAARFRYVDPTTKRTKRLAIAERAYERGWRSYVETMRPDCRQFDLERDQNGYVPVCRAKRAVQSAVECRGSCSEFEPEPPAWRQRGWPIDGGPGTAIQRILADRRARQR, from the coding sequence GTGCCCGCACCCGCCGACCACGAATTCGGATTCGAGCTTCGCGTCTGCGCATGGGCAGAGCGACGCTGGCCGCCGGACAGCGAGGAACCGATGTCGGTCGTGGTCGCGAGACAACTCGGTACCGAGCGTCGTCGGTGGGATACGGTCGTAATCGAAACCGACCCCGAGGCCCTCCGTCGGCGGGCCGTCTTCGGTTCGGATCGTCTCGACGAAGACCTCCTCCACGTGGTTCGGAACGCGCCCCCCTCGTGGACGTTCTACCGGGACGCCCTCCCCCATCCAGGCTATCCCTGGCGCTATGTCCGCGAGGCCATTCACCGTGCAAACGACCGCGGCGCGGTCGAGACGAGAAAGCGAGCGAACCGAATTGAAATCAGACGAATCGCGCCCTACCCCGACTGGATCGAGCGCGTCATCGCGATCGAGAACAAGCCCGACCTGGACGCCAGCGCGGCTCGCGCCCTGCGCGACCAGATGGAACGCGACGTCGCCGTCAGCCTCGCCGACGAGGTCTGGGTCGCGACGAGACGCACGGGCGACCGAGTCGAGCCGGCACTCCTCGAGGACCTGCCGATCGAGGTTGGCATCCTGGCGCTCGACGACGGATCGGCCGAGGTGCTGTGGCATCCCCACTCGCTCGCGACCGACCGTCCGGGGACGGTCGTCGAGGAACGTGCCTCGACGAGTGAGTACGGCGAGAGAGCGGCACGATTTCGCTACGTGGATCCGACAACGAAGCGCACGAAACGGCTGGCCATCGCGGAGCGGGCCTACGAGCGAGGCTGGCGGTCGTACGTCGAAACGATGCGACCCGACTGTCGGCAATTCGACCTCGAACGGGACCAGAACGGCTACGTTCCGGTGTGTCGAGCGAAACGAGCGGTGCAATCGGCCGTGGAATGTCGCGGCTCCTGCTCGGAGTTCGAGCCGGAACCGCCGGCGTGGCGCCAGCGTGGCTGGCCGATCGATGGCGGCCCTGGAACCGCCATCCAGCGAATTCTCGCGGACCGACGGGCCCGACAACGGTAA
- a CDS encoding bis(5'-nucleosyl)-tetraphosphatase, producing MTVEATSAGAILFRNTRGRREYLLLKSRPGDWEFPKGGVEGNEELQQTAIREVTEEAGIEEFRLIDGFRQDYDYVFEANGDRIHKTVHLFIAKSFEASAELSSEHRDLQWRDYEQAINTITQDGPREILRDARGYLDEKDV from the coding sequence ATGACGGTTGAAGCCACGAGCGCCGGTGCGATCCTGTTCCGCAATACGCGGGGCCGGCGCGAGTACCTCCTCCTCAAATCCCGACCGGGGGACTGGGAGTTCCCCAAGGGAGGCGTGGAAGGGAACGAAGAATTACAACAGACCGCCATACGGGAGGTCACTGAGGAGGCCGGCATCGAGGAGTTCCGCCTGATCGACGGCTTCCGCCAAGACTACGACTACGTCTTCGAGGCGAACGGGGACCGGATTCACAAGACGGTTCACCTGTTCATCGCGAAGTCCTTCGAGGCCAGCGCCGAGCTCTCCTCCGAACACCGCGATCTCCAGTGGCGGGACTACGAGCAAGCGATCAACACCATCACCCAGGACGGGCCCCGGGAGATCCTCCGGGACGCCCGTGGGTACCTGGACGAAAAAGACGTGTGA
- a CDS encoding uS10/mL48 family ribosomal protein: protein MTVVTRISFRSGDRDLLDSVVEDIVETSRQKGAEFKGPHLDPPEDHEVALYRRLDGDPTNEFDAWTYTVFQRRIELRGYDDLARDFLERDYPDSVQVEAEVE, encoded by the coding sequence ATGACCGTCGTCACGCGCATCTCCTTCAGAAGCGGCGATCGTGACCTCCTCGATTCGGTCGTCGAAGACATCGTGGAAACGAGTCGCCAAAAGGGCGCGGAGTTCAAGGGACCCCATCTCGATCCGCCAGAAGACCACGAGGTAGCGCTGTACCGTCGGCTCGACGGCGATCCCACGAACGAATTCGACGCCTGGACGTACACGGTATTTCAGCGCCGAATCGAACTGCGAGGGTACGACGACCTCGCCAGGGACTTTCTCGAGCGGGACTACCCCGACAGTGTCCAGGTCGAGGCGGAAGTGGAGTGA
- a CDS encoding DUF7513 family protein has product MTNSFLFGIGFRSKTPSFDPDQEIELMVTGKTDEGYIARVGDSILHIEDAPGGAVDTRIRARVIDFDDETHRGTARYIETIGESSF; this is encoded by the coding sequence ATGACGAATTCGTTCCTCTTCGGGATCGGTTTTCGGTCGAAAACGCCGTCGTTCGACCCCGATCAAGAGATCGAACTGATGGTCACCGGCAAAACGGACGAGGGATACATCGCTCGCGTCGGCGATTCGATCCTTCACATCGAGGACGCTCCCGGGGGCGCCGTCGACACCCGCATCAGGGCGCGAGTGATCGACTTCGACGACGAGACCCACCGCGGAACCGCGAGGTACATCGAGACGATCGGAGAGAGTAGCTTCTAG
- a CDS encoding Na+/H+ antiporter NhaC family protein, whose protein sequence is MASNETDPDSDVSDGFAGGHGDEPNIEFYGGRMASAIPLGLFIVWAIFQSGILQIGDTTGLVAGMLVALIVGMFFVKGSWTGYANTIFEGMTQRVAATAIVAWLWAGMFSQVLQDGAFVQGLFWAADVLQVSPELFPAITFILAGLLATGIGTGYGTVILFVGLFFPAGVLIGANPTLLFGAILSGAVFGDNLAPVSDTTIVSAVTQNSDIGGVVASRFKYAIIAAVLAFSAYIIAGFALPTSASIGSIPESFSGNPFGLIHLLSIAVVIVTAVRGRHIVEAISWGILTAIVVNLAFGLSTVADILAFQAPAELATAQTLSWLPFVTLVPMEETGVAGSLYQGALGFFPLIVLTLLIVAGARIMIRGGGFEAMQDWLLETVATNVTRAETTMVVGTGLMNAMITINTAAEIAIAPYIARIGERYNINGYRRANILDANTSALGYIFPWAGGVLVGYAEMGGLVATYGQQMMVRPATVVPFVFHGWFLVGVFLFAALTGFGREYITDRTSGEVARV, encoded by the coding sequence ATGGCAAGTAACGAAACTGACCCCGATAGCGACGTATCAGACGGGTTCGCGGGCGGTCACGGCGACGAGCCCAACATCGAGTTCTACGGCGGACGCATGGCGAGCGCCATTCCGCTCGGACTCTTCATCGTCTGGGCCATCTTCCAGAGCGGCATCCTGCAGATCGGCGACACGACCGGACTGGTGGCCGGTATGCTGGTGGCGCTCATCGTCGGCATGTTCTTCGTGAAGGGGTCGTGGACTGGATACGCGAACACCATCTTCGAGGGGATGACCCAGCGCGTCGCGGCGACGGCGATCGTCGCGTGGCTCTGGGCGGGCATGTTCTCACAGGTCTTGCAGGACGGCGCCTTCGTGCAGGGGCTGTTCTGGGCGGCAGACGTCCTCCAGGTGAGCCCGGAACTGTTCCCCGCTATCACGTTCATCCTGGCGGGACTGCTCGCGACGGGTATCGGCACCGGCTACGGGACGGTCATCCTGTTCGTTGGCCTGTTCTTCCCCGCTGGCGTCCTGATCGGCGCTAACCCGACGTTGCTCTTCGGGGCGATCCTCTCGGGGGCCGTCTTCGGGGACAACCTGGCCCCGGTGAGCGACACCACCATCGTGAGTGCGGTCACCCAGAACTCCGACATCGGTGGAGTCGTGGCCTCCCGGTTCAAGTACGCCATCATCGCGGCAGTACTGGCGTTCTCGGCGTATATCATCGCCGGATTCGCGCTCCCGACGAGCGCGTCGATCGGGAGCATTCCCGAGAGTTTCAGCGGCAATCCCTTCGGACTGATCCACCTCCTCTCCATCGCCGTCGTCATCGTGACTGCAGTCCGCGGCCGGCACATCGTCGAGGCGATCTCGTGGGGCATCCTCACAGCCATCGTGGTCAACCTGGCCTTCGGCCTCTCGACGGTTGCGGACATCCTGGCCTTCCAGGCACCGGCAGAACTCGCGACGGCCCAGACGCTGTCCTGGCTTCCGTTCGTGACACTCGTCCCGATGGAGGAGACTGGCGTCGCCGGGAGCCTGTATCAGGGGGCGCTGGGCTTTTTCCCGCTCATCGTCCTGACCCTTCTCATCGTCGCCGGCGCCCGGATCATGATCCGGGGCGGCGGCTTCGAGGCGATGCAGGACTGGCTGCTCGAGACGGTGGCCACGAACGTCACCCGCGCGGAGACCACCATGGTGGTCGGGACGGGGCTCATGAACGCGATGATCACCATCAACACCGCAGCGGAAATCGCCATCGCGCCGTACATTGCACGCATCGGCGAGCGCTACAACATCAACGGCTACCGTCGCGCAAACATCCTCGACGCGAATACCTCCGCGCTCGGCTACATCTTCCCGTGGGCCGGCGGCGTGCTCGTCGGATACGCGGAGATGGGCGGGCTGGTGGCCACCTACGGTCAGCAGATGATGGTCAGACCGGCCACCGTCGTTCCGTTCGTCTTCCACGGGTGGTTCCTCGTCGGGGTGTTCCTCTTCGCGGCGCTGACTGGATTCGGTCGCGAGTATATCACCGACCGTACCTCCGGGGAGGTGGCCAGGGTATGA
- a CDS encoding geranylgeranyl reductase family protein, with translation MSTLEYDVVVVGAGTGGAYAAATVADAGYDVVVLERKSAEEAGHIACGDAIKSADAFPSVIPKSRIEPAMTNTKVDHGRFEIPERDVVLDIPVPGEIAVVDRWEYGRRIIDAADDVGVEFHYDTVVQDVLQDGDQVVGVEGIRDGEYVRYRGDVVVDAAGTLSILQDSVDFSGTNFDTNVTYRHFASAYREVLEVPEPVAWDDALVFKPTTRAAGYVWYFPRTPTTINAGVGFQMTEEPMHLVDHLKHDLRNRSEFEGATVTDKLGGALPTRRPYDSAVAPGYVAVGDAAAHVNPTTGGGIAGAAYAGEYAGEQVIEAIEAGDLSEAAFWEYNERVMDHFGGRYAGLDVYNIFTTAVDVDTLTGLLASVPTGKLSEALYSGTAEFDLALKLRTAIKALGYWDTAFSLYRTKRHADALIEHYDDYPTSPAGLPGWQDERDEIMDDIYAVTGAEPKY, from the coding sequence ATGTCCACTCTGGAGTACGATGTCGTGGTCGTGGGGGCGGGGACGGGGGGCGCCTACGCCGCCGCGACCGTCGCAGATGCCGGGTACGACGTGGTCGTCCTCGAACGAAAGAGCGCGGAGGAAGCCGGTCACATCGCCTGCGGGGACGCCATCAAGAGTGCCGACGCGTTCCCGTCGGTCATCCCCAAGTCGAGGATCGAACCGGCGATGACGAACACGAAAGTGGACCACGGCCGCTTCGAGATTCCTGAGAGGGACGTCGTACTCGATATCCCCGTCCCCGGAGAGATTGCCGTCGTCGATCGATGGGAGTACGGCCGCCGCATCATCGACGCGGCGGACGACGTCGGAGTCGAGTTCCACTACGACACTGTCGTACAAGACGTGCTCCAGGACGGCGACCAGGTCGTGGGCGTGGAGGGAATCCGCGACGGCGAGTACGTCCGCTACCGTGGCGATGTCGTCGTCGATGCCGCCGGAACGCTCTCGATCCTGCAAGATTCCGTGGACTTCTCGGGAACGAACTTCGATACGAACGTCACCTACCGCCATTTCGCGTCCGCCTACCGGGAAGTGCTGGAGGTCCCGGAGCCAGTCGCGTGGGACGATGCCCTCGTGTTCAAACCGACCACCCGAGCCGCCGGGTACGTCTGGTACTTCCCGCGCACGCCAACGACCATCAACGCTGGCGTCGGCTTCCAGATGACCGAGGAACCGATGCACCTCGTCGACCACCTCAAACACGACCTGCGCAATCGGTCCGAGTTCGAGGGAGCGACCGTGACGGACAAACTTGGCGGGGCCCTGCCGACCCGCCGGCCCTACGACTCCGCGGTCGCGCCCGGCTACGTGGCCGTCGGTGACGCCGCGGCACACGTCAACCCGACGACGGGGGGTGGCATCGCCGGTGCAGCCTACGCGGGCGAGTACGCCGGCGAACAGGTGATCGAAGCCATCGAAGCGGGGGACCTCTCCGAGGCCGCATTCTGGGAATACAACGAACGAGTGATGGACCACTTCGGTGGCCGATACGCCGGTCTCGACGTCTACAACATCTTCACGACGGCGGTGGACGTGGACACGCTGACGGGGCTACTGGCCTCCGTGCCGACGGGCAAGCTCTCCGAGGCGCTCTATTCCGGGACTGCCGAGTTCGACCTGGCGCTCAAGCTCCGAACGGCGATCAAGGCGCTGGGGTACTGGGACACCGCGTTCTCGCTCTATCGGACCAAACGCCACGCCGACGCCCTCATCGAGCACTATGACGACTACCCAACGTCACCGGCGGGGCTTCCGGGGTGGCAGGACGAACGCGACGAAATCATGGACGACATCTACGCAGTAACGGGCGCAGAGCCGAAGTACTGA
- a CDS encoding universal stress protein encodes MVEPSFEEILVPTDGSAAAKRAGEHAIDLAKRYDGTVHTLYVMDMGDAGFVATPSDIGETRNRLEEKGQEYTDEIKLLAVDEDVDVVTEIRTGIPEDEVIEYIDEEDIDLLVMGKRGRSDPDKPLFGTLTGRLIGHLDIPVHTV; translated from the coding sequence ATGGTGGAACCATCCTTCGAGGAGATCCTCGTCCCCACGGACGGGAGTGCGGCAGCGAAACGTGCTGGCGAGCACGCGATCGATCTCGCGAAACGATACGACGGTACGGTCCACACGTTGTACGTCATGGACATGGGTGACGCGGGGTTCGTCGCAACGCCATCCGATATCGGTGAGACCCGAAACCGGCTTGAGGAGAAGGGACAGGAGTACACGGACGAGATCAAACTACTCGCCGTCGACGAGGACGTGGACGTGGTCACCGAGATCAGAACCGGCATCCCGGAAGACGAGGTGATCGAGTACATCGACGAGGAAGACATCGACCTCCTGGTCATGGGAAAACGCGGACGGTCGGATCCTGACAAACCACTGTTCGGCACCCTGACGGGGCGACTCATCGGCCATCTGGACATCCCCGTTCACACGGTTTGA
- a CDS encoding 2Fe-2S iron-sulfur cluster-binding protein, protein MTEYTVEFVGAGETIQVSENETILTAAVREGISQEFSCRVGMCLACSAEIVEGEVTQPAARGFTDEEAEDYALTCVARPESDLRIERGQYPPSIEEEATGANAAADD, encoded by the coding sequence ATGACCGAGTACACGGTGGAGTTCGTGGGGGCTGGCGAGACGATCCAGGTCTCCGAGAACGAGACGATCCTCACGGCTGCGGTTCGCGAGGGAATCTCCCAGGAATTCTCCTGCCGGGTTGGGATGTGTCTCGCCTGTAGTGCCGAAATCGTCGAGGGCGAGGTGACCCAGCCGGCAGCACGGGGATTCACCGACGAGGAGGCCGAGGACTACGCCCTGACCTGTGTGGCCAGACCGGAGAGCGATTTGCGGATCGAACGGGGCCAGTATCCCCCGAGCATCGAGGAGGAGGCCACGGGGGCAAACGCCGCGGCGGACGACTAA
- the phoU gene encoding phosphate signaling complex protein PhoU, translated as MARKSYQDQLDELRSDVLYMSEVVIDRLRIALNAMEQKDRERARKVIEGDHEVNELYLDLEKDCVDLLALQQPVATDLRFIAATFKIITDLERIGDLAVNLADYTLEAERDMFPEVNIQSIGSTTLEMVDNAMIAYKEEDAEQCFAISERDGDLDEECRVASETVVRDLIEREIDAETAEEDIEMLMHEVSRLLLTIRDLERVGDHAVNVAARTLYMVENDDALIY; from the coding sequence ATGGCGCGCAAGAGCTACCAGGACCAACTGGACGAACTGCGCAGTGACGTCCTGTACATGAGCGAGGTCGTCATCGATCGACTGCGAATTGCGCTCAACGCGATGGAGCAAAAAGATCGCGAGCGCGCCAGAAAAGTCATCGAAGGCGACCACGAAGTAAACGAACTCTATCTCGACCTCGAGAAGGACTGTGTCGACCTCCTCGCCCTCCAGCAGCCGGTTGCAACCGACCTCCGGTTCATCGCCGCGACGTTCAAGATCATCACCGACCTCGAGCGCATCGGCGACCTGGCCGTTAACCTGGCCGATTACACCCTGGAAGCCGAACGGGACATGTTCCCGGAGGTCAACATACAGTCCATCGGGAGCACGACCCTGGAGATGGTCGATAACGCAATGATTGCCTACAAAGAAGAGGACGCCGAGCAGTGTTTTGCCATCTCCGAGCGCGATGGCGACCTCGACGAGGAGTGTCGGGTCGCTTCGGAGACGGTCGTCCGGGACCTCATCGAACGCGAAATCGACGCGGAGACGGCCGAGGAGGACATCGAGATGTTGATGCACGAGGTCTCGCGGCTCCTGCTCACAATCCGTGACCTCGAGCGAGTCGGCGATCACGCGGTCAACGTGGCGGCACGCACGCTCTACATGGTCGAAAACGACGACGCGCTCATTTACTGA